The following coding sequences are from one Streptomyces dengpaensis window:
- a CDS encoding IS110 family transposase, producing the protein MFIGWDWATETHDVTVMDATGKRIDRWELAHTEEGFTKTLARLRKHGAPADLPVAIKTSRGLAVDRLLAAGHPVVPVHPNAFNAMRARWGASKAKTDAGDSMKLADYLRTDGHLLPRLEPTEQATLDLQALTRQRADHIEAKVAAVNQLASLLDEHWPGGKAVFADLDSDIAMAFLERYPTPTKAAKLTAGRLEAWCKRRGYSGKKPGSVLIERLRSAPKAASRLSDAVAEQLVRVQIQLVQGIRATIRTLDKAITEATGTHPYAPLFATMPRIGKVSLGQVIGEIGPILERAQSCEQLIAEAGVVPVTRASGKSRTVAFRFATNRRARVALTTFVDNSRHGSAWAAKIYNDARARKKRHPHAIRILARAWLRVMWACWRDGTCYDPAIHQANDKINAPADEPLAA; encoded by the coding sequence GTGTTCATCGGATGGGACTGGGCGACTGAGACCCATGACGTGACGGTCATGGACGCCACCGGCAAGCGCATCGATCGGTGGGAACTCGCCCATACCGAAGAAGGGTTCACCAAGACCCTGGCCCGGCTGCGCAAGCACGGAGCCCCGGCGGATCTGCCCGTGGCCATCAAGACCAGCCGCGGCCTGGCCGTCGACAGACTGCTCGCCGCCGGCCACCCCGTCGTGCCGGTCCACCCCAACGCCTTCAACGCGATGCGGGCACGCTGGGGTGCCTCCAAGGCCAAGACGGACGCCGGCGACAGCATGAAACTCGCCGACTACCTGCGCACCGACGGGCATCTCCTGCCCCGGCTGGAGCCCACTGAGCAGGCTACCTTGGACCTGCAGGCACTCACCCGGCAGCGGGCCGACCACATCGAAGCCAAGGTCGCCGCTGTCAACCAGCTCGCCTCGCTGCTGGACGAGCACTGGCCCGGCGGCAAGGCCGTCTTCGCCGACCTCGACAGCGACATCGCCATGGCTTTCCTGGAGCGTTACCCCACCCCCACCAAAGCGGCCAAGCTCACCGCTGGACGCCTCGAAGCGTGGTGCAAACGCCGCGGCTACTCCGGCAAGAAGCCCGGCAGTGTCCTCATCGAACGCCTGCGCTCGGCCCCGAAGGCCGCGTCCCGCCTGAGCGATGCCGTCGCCGAACAACTCGTCCGCGTCCAAATCCAGCTCGTGCAGGGCATACGCGCGACCATCCGCACGCTGGACAAGGCCATCACCGAGGCCACCGGGACGCATCCCTACGCGCCATTGTTCGCCACCATGCCGCGCATCGGCAAGGTCAGCCTCGGCCAGGTCATCGGGGAGATCGGCCCGATCCTGGAACGCGCCCAGAGCTGCGAACAGCTCATCGCCGAGGCCGGCGTCGTCCCCGTCACCCGCGCCTCGGGCAAGTCCCGCACGGTCGCCTTCCGCTTCGCGACCAACCGCAGGGCCCGCGTCGCGCTGACCACCTTCGTCGACAACAGCCGCCACGGCAGCGCTTGGGCCGCCAAGATCTACAACGACGCCAGAGCCCGCAAGAAGCGACACCCCCACGCCATCCGCATCCTGGCCCGTGCCTGGCTGCGCGTGATGTGGGCCTGCTGGCGCGACGGAACCTGCTACGACCCCGCCATCCACCAAGCCAACGACAAGATCAACGCACCCGCCGACGAGCCTCTGGCGGCATAG
- a CDS encoding pyridoxal phosphate-dependent decarboxylase family protein yields the protein MSTPPLASGPEGPDALRPLLDTVLDALREGTAARHGPLPAGGPETVARQVQDAIGDVLPPHGDENALRLVVRTLAEGSADPADPLCAAHLHCPPLAVATAADLAASALNPSLDSWDQAPAASELETLVTRALAREVYADGDQGDALITTGGTESNLLALLLAREAHSSPQLVCGASAHHSLHRATWLLGLPDPVVVPAPAGTLDPAALDEALTRCADQRLRRGHGPRGSLLVAATAGTTDAGLIDPLPDIADLCEAHGARLHIDAAYGGGLLFSDRHRDRLHGLDRAHTVTLDLHKLGWQPIAAGLLAVRDTNNLAVIHHHADYLNADDDTEAGLPDLLGRSLRTTRRPDILKIAATLKTLGRQGIGALVDQVCDHAQELADLIAGHPRFELYDRPAISTVLFRPAGATDDTVAAVRRTLLNQGRAVLGRATLDGRLWLKATLLNPHTRPGDLATLLKLVEGHTPA from the coding sequence ATGAGCACGCCGCCCCTCGCCTCAGGCCCCGAAGGCCCCGACGCACTGCGGCCCCTGCTCGACACCGTCCTCGACGCCCTCCGCGAAGGCACCGCGGCACGCCACGGACCCCTCCCCGCCGGCGGACCCGAAACCGTGGCCCGGCAGGTACAGGACGCCATCGGCGACGTACTGCCCCCGCACGGAGACGAGAACGCCCTACGACTCGTCGTACGCACCCTCGCCGAAGGCTCCGCCGACCCAGCCGACCCCCTGTGCGCCGCCCACTTGCACTGCCCACCCCTCGCCGTCGCCACCGCCGCCGACCTCGCCGCCTCCGCCCTCAACCCCTCCCTCGACTCCTGGGACCAAGCCCCCGCCGCCTCCGAACTGGAAACACTCGTCACCCGCGCCCTCGCCCGCGAGGTATACGCCGATGGTGACCAAGGCGACGCCCTGATCACCACCGGCGGCACCGAATCCAACCTCCTCGCCCTCCTCCTCGCCCGAGAAGCCCACAGCAGCCCACAACTCGTCTGCGGCGCGAGCGCCCACCACTCCCTGCACCGCGCCACCTGGCTGCTCGGCCTCCCCGACCCCGTCGTCGTCCCCGCCCCCGCCGGCACCCTGGACCCCGCCGCCCTCGACGAAGCCCTCACCCGCTGTGCCGACCAGCGGCTCCGCCGCGGGCACGGCCCGCGCGGATCCCTCCTCGTAGCCGCCACCGCAGGCACCACCGACGCCGGACTCATCGACCCACTCCCCGACATCGCCGACCTCTGCGAAGCCCACGGCGCCCGCCTCCACATCGACGCCGCCTACGGCGGAGGCCTCCTCTTCAGCGACCGCCACCGCGACCGACTCCACGGACTCGACCGCGCCCACACCGTCACCCTCGACCTGCACAAACTCGGCTGGCAGCCCATCGCCGCCGGACTCCTCGCCGTACGCGACACAAACAACCTCGCCGTAATCCACCACCACGCCGACTACCTCAACGCCGACGACGACACCGAAGCAGGCCTCCCCGACCTCCTCGGCCGCTCCCTGCGCACCACCCGGCGCCCCGACATCCTCAAAATCGCCGCCACCCTCAAAACCCTCGGCAGACAAGGCATCGGCGCACTCGTCGACCAAGTCTGCGACCACGCCCAGGAACTGGCCGACCTCATAGCCGGCCACCCCCGCTTCGAGCTCTACGACCGGCCCGCCATCAGCACCGTCCTCTTCCGGCCCGCCGGGGCCACCGACGACACCGTCGCCGCCGTACGCCGCACCCTCCTCAACCAAGGCCGCGCCGTCCTCGGCCGCGCCACACTCGACGGCCGCCTCTGGCTCAAAGCCACCCTCCTCAACCCCCACACCCGCCCCGGCGACCTCGCCACCCTCCTGAAACTGGTGGAAGGACACACACCCGCATGA
- a CDS encoding lysine N(6)-hydroxylase/L-ornithine N(5)-oxygenase family protein gives MIPTPHPPRPAAEAPRDLVGIGIGPFNLSLAALAHPLTELDTVFYEQRPGFDWHPGLLIDGATLQVPFLADLVTLADPANPWSFLNYLKARERLFPFYFAERFHIQRAEYDAYCRWVADNLPGLHFAHQVDAARWNPERTLFEVDFTQLDTEGQAEALSRTYTRNIVLGVGTEPNIPEPLKPLVEAPGVPVIHAADYLQHREQLLTADHITVIGAGQSGAEVFLDLLRNRPTGHEKIHWLARTEAFAPMEYSKLGLEHFTPDYTHYFHALTEPVRDRLVAAQWQLHKGIDADTIAAIHDELYRRTLHGGWPDAVLTPAVTVRTAGRVATTKVELHLEHTQQGARTRLTTDAVILATGYRERPLDRILAGLDPHLRRDSSDRPRIDDQFRMILDPTVTGTGCNVYVQNAELHTHGVGAPDLGLAAWRSATILNALTGKDPYPLPHRTAFTTFGLEPHPPIPPARHTAHTLTPLIEER, from the coding sequence ATGATCCCGACGCCCCACCCCCCACGCCCCGCCGCCGAAGCACCCCGCGACCTGGTGGGCATCGGCATCGGCCCCTTCAACCTCTCCCTCGCCGCCCTCGCCCACCCCCTCACCGAACTCGACACCGTCTTCTACGAACAACGCCCCGGCTTCGACTGGCACCCCGGCCTCCTCATCGACGGCGCCACCCTCCAAGTCCCCTTCCTCGCCGACCTGGTCACCCTCGCCGACCCCGCCAACCCCTGGTCCTTCCTCAACTACCTCAAAGCCCGCGAACGCCTCTTCCCCTTCTACTTCGCCGAGCGCTTCCACATCCAACGCGCCGAATACGACGCCTACTGCCGCTGGGTCGCCGACAACCTCCCCGGACTCCACTTCGCCCACCAAGTCGACGCCGCCCGCTGGAACCCCGAACGCACCCTGTTCGAAGTCGACTTCACCCAACTCGACACCGAAGGCCAAGCCGAAGCCCTCAGCCGCACCTACACCCGCAACATCGTCCTCGGCGTCGGCACCGAACCCAACATCCCCGAACCCCTCAAACCCCTCGTCGAAGCCCCCGGCGTGCCCGTCATCCACGCCGCCGACTACCTCCAGCACCGCGAACAACTCCTCACCGCCGACCACATCACCGTCATCGGCGCCGGACAATCAGGCGCCGAAGTCTTCCTCGACCTCCTGCGCAACCGCCCCACCGGACACGAAAAAATCCACTGGCTCGCCCGCACCGAAGCGTTCGCCCCCATGGAGTACTCCAAACTCGGCCTCGAACACTTCACCCCCGACTACACCCACTACTTCCACGCCCTCACCGAACCCGTCCGCGACCGCCTCGTCGCCGCCCAATGGCAACTCCACAAAGGCATCGACGCCGACACCATCGCCGCCATCCACGACGAGCTCTACCGCCGCACCCTCCACGGCGGCTGGCCCGACGCCGTCCTCACCCCCGCCGTCACCGTCCGCACCGCCGGACGCGTCGCCACCACCAAAGTCGAACTCCACCTCGAACACACCCAACAAGGCGCCCGCACCCGCCTCACCACCGACGCCGTCATCCTCGCCACCGGCTACCGCGAACGCCCCCTCGACCGCATCCTCGCCGGACTCGACCCCCACCTACGCCGCGACAGCAGCGACCGCCCACGCATCGACGACCAGTTCCGCATGATCCTCGACCCCACCGTCACCGGCACCGGCTGCAACGTCTACGTACAGAACGCCGAACTCCACACCCACGGCGTCGGCGCCCCCGACCTCGGCCTCGCCGCCTGGCGCAGCGCCACCATCCTCAACGCCCTCACCGGCAAAGACCCCTACCCCCTCCCACACCGAACCGCCTTCACCACCTTCGGACTCGAACCCCACCCACCCATCCCACCCGCACGCCACACCGCCCACACCCTCACACCCCTCATCGAGGAACGGTAA
- a CDS encoding SIMPL domain-containing protein — MASTSDTTAGTSAHSSAEGPHPAVPYGTPEAPRIAVCGEAHLEVDPEIARIGITVTARGTNRRDALTDLTRRNAAALDLVKTYGDAVEHVETGAFSISPELTKHGHGERIRAYHGRVHITAELTDFTALGELTTRLADMELTRVDGPWWALRPDSPSHRQARQQAVHEAVQRAREYAEALGTTLTALVELADIGAENPQPYPAATGRAMRSMAYAEAAPDEAAPLDLEPQRQHVYAQVNARFTMAPPRL; from the coding sequence ATGGCCTCCACCTCAGATACCACCGCCGGTACGAGCGCCCACTCAAGCGCCGAGGGACCCCACCCCGCCGTCCCGTACGGCACCCCTGAAGCACCCCGCATCGCCGTCTGCGGCGAAGCCCACCTCGAAGTCGACCCCGAAATCGCCCGCATCGGCATCACCGTCACCGCCCGCGGAACCAACAGACGAGACGCCCTCACCGACCTCACCCGCCGCAACGCAGCCGCCCTGGACCTGGTGAAAACCTACGGCGACGCCGTCGAACACGTCGAAACCGGCGCCTTCTCCATCAGCCCCGAACTCACCAAACACGGCCACGGCGAACGCATCCGCGCCTACCACGGCCGCGTCCACATCACCGCCGAACTCACCGACTTCACCGCACTCGGCGAACTCACCACACGACTCGCCGACATGGAACTCACCCGAGTCGACGGCCCCTGGTGGGCACTCCGCCCCGACTCACCCTCCCACCGCCAAGCCCGCCAACAAGCCGTCCACGAAGCCGTCCAACGCGCCCGCGAATACGCCGAAGCCCTCGGCACCACCCTCACAGCCCTCGTCGAACTCGCCGACATCGGCGCCGAAAACCCCCAGCCCTACCCCGCCGCCACCGGCCGCGCCATGCGCTCCATGGCCTACGCCGAAGCCGCCCCCGACGAAGCCGCACCCCTCGACCTCGAACCCCAACGCCAACACGTCTACGCCCAAGTCAACGCCCGATTCACCATGGCACCACCCCGGCTGTAG